One region of Cheilinus undulatus linkage group 4, ASM1832078v1, whole genome shotgun sequence genomic DNA includes:
- the fhip1aa gene encoding protein FAM160A1: MASMVASGNQDGQSLVLKGVDPETCMIVFKNHWAQVVKILEKHDPLRTSSSLTPLSVINLSTGSSGGPRFGPIPGDEASAVQNYVEHMLFLLIEEESGQAGAMGPILEFVVMENVMERLFVWSLRREFTDDMKLEQLKMYEMLVGQAHQPLLHHKPILRPLMMLLSSCSGTTAPRVEAELVLLLNQLCCVLAKDTSVLELFFHTSEDQGATNFLIFSLLIPFIHREGTVGQQARDALLLIMSLSAENERVAKHIAENTFFCPVLATGLSGLYSSLPTKLEVPNEEWHCLHREDWLRMPSLVQFLNSLEFCNAVIQVAHPDIRDQLVGYIYNGFLVPVLAPALHKLTLEEVMTTTAYLELFLRSVSEPALLQTFLSFILLHQYENVHILDTLVSRINTPFQLGTVSLALFRTLIGLYCEDVMLQLVLRYLIPCNHMMLSQRRVVRERDCYSVSAARILALTPSCCSPDHSPPPLRQLDSILFSKGAETPNTANSTDEKEIFLEEDDGSGNSCTIGSEIYLDVSYLHYLYDAHLSISSCIRACQVWSAPYDGENPPPETYQPGVLEEPGLKMRQTQIALKRVPQPIAPRPRPCPPESASVGQLELEWDDSYDAGPMQITETPEESKPPVKPAAEPPVHIQEMRKTAIMLVKGSYIEENEFEDDVKVYDLVAKKDARDVERVRLNSSGTKKEGTQQNSAEVPLKNGLSLSLPASLAADNKNSSDSKVKSQKDCNSNVQSPTSPEVADDLLAQYEELIRTLDSKAAGRQVKTEGEMKKPLTPVLDEEDEEMDFTSFSVETPEKLVSPFGTKFSSSLAGRSHSVPFTGPFVSVLLSRMENMLSNSLHVNLLLTGILAQLAAYPQPLLRSFLLNTNLVFQPTVRSLYQVLATIKYQIEDLAATRKDFPQLITAAQHWLLARETTLVEGDKNSNKRSNQGELGRILKNSPPPAPKAISLDRTEVFATVLFSEFLKELAAIAQEHSILSYIPMEE; the protein is encoded by the exons ATGGCCTCCATGGTTGCCAGCGGAAACCAAGATGGGCAGTCTCTGGTCCTGAAAGGGGTGGATCCAGAGACATGCATGATTGTGTTCAAGAACCACTGGGCTCAG GTGGTGAAGATCTTAGAAAAGCATGATCCCTTACGCACCAGCTCCAGCCTGACCCCCCTCAGTGTCATCAACCTCAGCACTGGCTCCAGCGGTGGCCCTCGTTTTGGCCCCATCCCTGGAGATGAGGCGTCGGCGGTGCAGAACTATGTGGAGCACATGCTGTTCCTGTTGATAGAGGAGGAGAGTGGGCAGGCCGGCGCCATGGGCCCCATCCTGGAGTTCGTGGTGATGGAGAACGTGATGGAGCGTCTCTTCGTTTGGAGCCTCCGCAGGGAGTTCACAGACGACATGAAGCTGGAGCAGCTGAAGATGTATGAGATGCTGGTTGGCCAGGctcaccagcctctgctgcatCACAAGCCCATTCTGCGGCCGCTCATGATGCTGCTGTCGTCCTGCTCAGGCACGACAGCACCGCGGGTCGAAGCGGAGCTGGTGCTGCTGCTCAACCAGCTGTGCTGCGTTTTGGCAAAGGACACATCGGTTTTGGAGCTTTTTTTCCACACCAGCGAGGATCAGGGAGCAACAAACTTCCTCATCTTCTCCCTGCTCATCCCGTTCATCCATAGAGAGGGAACTGTGGGCCAGCAGGCCAGAgatgctctgctgctcatcatGTCACTGTCTGCTGAGAATGAGCGGGTGGCCAAACACATCGCAGAGAACACATTCTTCTGTCCG GTGCTGGCCACAGGGCTAAGCGGCCTGTACTCGTCTCTGCCCACAAAGCTGGAGGTTCCCAACGAGGAGTGGCACTGCCTGCACAGAGAGGACTGGCTCCGGATGCCGTCCCTCGTCCAGTTTCTCAACTCGCTGGAATTCTGCAATGCCGTTATTCAG GTGGCCCATCCTGATATCAGAGACCAGCTTGTGGGCTACATCTACAACGGCTTCCTTGTGCCTGTCCTTGCTCCAGCACTCCACAAG CTGACTCTAGAAGAGGTAATGACCACCACAGCATACCTGGAGCTCTTCCTGAGGAGTGTGTCAGAGCCGGCACTCCTGCAGACCTTCCTCTCCTTTATCCTCCTCCACCAGTATGAAAACGTCCACATTTTAGATACTCTAGTCAGCCGCATCAACACCCCTTTCCAG TTAGGCACTGTGTCTCTGGCACTTTTCCGCACTCTGATCGGCTTGTACTGTGAAGATGTGATGCTGCAGCTTGTTTTGAG GTACCTGATCCCCTGTAATCACATGATGTTGAGTCAGAGACGTGTGGTGAGAGAGCGGGACTGCTACTCTGTGTCTGCTGCCAGGATCCTAGCATTAACGCCGTCCTGCTGCTCGCCTGATCATAGCCCCCCACCTCTCCGACAGCTGGACTCCATCCTCTTTTCCAAGGGTGCAGAGACTCCCAACACAGCAAACAGCACAG ATGAGAAGGAGATCTTCTTAGAGGAGGACGATGGCTCTGGAAACTCTTGCACCATCGGCTCAGAAATCTACCTAGATGTCAGTTACCTTCATTACCTCTACGACGCCCATCTGAGCATCAGCAGCTGCATACGAGCCTGCCAGGTGTGGTCTGCGCCTTACGATGGCGAGAACCCTCCTCCTGAGACGTACCAACCTGGTGTCCTGGAGGAGCCAGGGCTGAAGATGCGGCAAACTCAGATCGCTCTCAAGAGAGTTCCACAGCCGATAGCGCCACGCCCTCGACCCTGCCCGCCAGAGTCCGCCTCCGTCGGTCAGCTTGAACTAGAGTGGGATGATAGTTATGACGCAGGCCCGATGCAGATTACCGAGACTCCGGAGGAGAGTAAACCTCCAGTAAAGCCTGCTGCAGAGCCTCCAGTGCACATCCAGGAAATGAGGAAAACAGCCATCATGTTGGTAAAAGGCTCTTACATCGAGGAAAATGagtttgaggatgatgtcaagGTGTACGACCTTGTGGCGAAGAAAGACGCTAGAGATGTCGAACGTGTTCGACTCAACTCAAGTGGCACTAAAAAAGAAGGAACCCAGCAAAACTCAGCAGAAGTTCCTCTTAAAAACGGACTCAGTCTGTCTCTCCCAGCATCTCTGGCAGCTGATAACAAAAACAGCTCAGActcaaaagtaaaaagtcagaaaGATTGTAACTCCAACGTCCAAAGCCCCACTTCACCTGAGGTGGCTGACGACCTTTTGGCCCAGTATGAGGAGCTCATCCGTACACTGGACTCTAAAGCAGCAGGAAGACAAGTCAAAACTGAAGGAGAGATGAAGAAGCCCCTCACTCCTGTGCTTGACGAGGAAGATGAGGAGATGGATTTCACATCCTTCTCTGTTGAGACACCAGAGAAACTTGTCTCACCTTTTGGGACCAAGTTTTCCAGCAGCTTAGCAGGGAGAAGCCATTCAGTGCCTTTTACTG GTCCGTTTGTGAGTGTGCTGTTGTCTCGTATGGAGAACATGCTCTCCAACTCACTCCATGTTAACCTGTTGTTGACTGGCATCCTGGCTCAGTTGGCAGCCTATCCTCAGCCTCTTCTGCGCTCGTTCCTCCTCAACACCAACCTGGTGTTTCAGCCAACGGTTCGCTCACTTTACCAG gTGTTAGCCACAATAAAGTACCAGATAGAAGACTTGGCTGCCACTAGGAAAGATTTCCCCCAGCTGATCACTGCAGCTCAGCACTGGCTGCTGGCCAGGGAGACTACACTTGTAGAAGGAG